The region TTTCAAAAATTGTGAAAGAACTTGATTTTGAACTCGTCATGGTAACCAATCAGGATGGTTTGGGAACGGAGAGTTTTCCTTATGAAAATTTTATACAACCTCATGAAAAGACGCTCAAAGCATTTAAAAATGAAGGAATTATTTTTAATGATATTCTGATCGATACAAGCTTTGAAAACGAAAATTTACCTACCAGAAAGCCCGGAATCGGAATGTTGGGAAAATACATTTACGGAAATTATGATCTCGAAAATTCTTTTGTGATCGGAGATCGGTTAACAGACATTCAGTTAGCCCAAAATTTAAGTTCAAAAGCAATTTTCATTAGTAAGGACCAGAATGAAAATGCAGCATTAACGACTGAAAGCTGGAGTGAAATTTACCAATATTTAAAACAGATTCCACGAAGATCTAAAATTTCCAGAAAAACCAATGAAACCGATATTGAAATTGAAGTTAATCTTGATGGAAGCGGAAATTCTGAAATCTCAACGGGTTTACATTTTTTTGATCATATGTTGGAACAGATTTCTAAACACGGCAATTTAGACCTGAAAATTAAAGTAAATGGAGATTTACAGGTGGATGAGCACCACACGATTGAAGATACAGGAATTGTTTTAGGAGAAGCCATTTTAAAAGCTTTAGGAAAGAAAAAAGGAATAGAGCGATATGGTTTCCTGCTTCCGATGGACGATTGTTTGGCACAAGTTGCTCTTGATTTCGGAGGCCGTTCCTGGCTAATTTGGAAAGCCTATTTCAAACGCGAAAAGATCGGAGATGTTCCCACTGAAATGTTTGAGCATTTCTTCAAATCTTTCACAGATTCTGCTAAATGCAATTTAAATATTCAAGTAGAAGGAGAAAATGAACACCACAAGATTGAATCTATTTTTAAAGCCTTTGCGAAAGCAACCAAAATGGCAGTCAATCAATCTGATCAGAATTTTAATTTACCGTCAACAAAAGGAAGCTTATGATAGCGATTATAAAATACAATGGCGGGAACGTCAATTCTGTACAGAATGCCTTGGAAAGATTGGGAGCAGAATCAATCATTACGGATGATTTTGATTTGATCAAAAAGGCAGATAAAGTAATTTTTCCGGGAGTCGGAGAAGCGTCGTCTAC is a window of Candidatus Chryseobacterium colombiense DNA encoding:
- the hisB gene encoding bifunctional histidinol-phosphatase/imidazoleglycerol-phosphate dehydratase HisB, whose protein sequence is MKKVLFIDRDGTLIIEPPTDFQVDSLEKLEFYPGVFQNLSKIVKELDFELVMVTNQDGLGTESFPYENFIQPHEKTLKAFKNEGIIFNDILIDTSFENENLPTRKPGIGMLGKYIYGNYDLENSFVIGDRLTDIQLAQNLSSKAIFISKDQNENAALTTESWSEIYQYLKQIPRRSKISRKTNETDIEIEVNLDGSGNSEISTGLHFFDHMLEQISKHGNLDLKIKVNGDLQVDEHHTIEDTGIVLGEAILKALGKKKGIERYGFLLPMDDCLAQVALDFGGRSWLIWKAYFKREKIGDVPTEMFEHFFKSFTDSAKCNLNIQVEGENEHHKIESIFKAFAKATKMAVNQSDQNFNLPSTKGSL